In Anaerolineales bacterium, one DNA window encodes the following:
- a CDS encoding transposase has translation MSKPTIKITRTIHSEQVLNAFMTVVRKNLPLELRNTRITAEDILYVLAYANVHRLSIESACLELQNAPSGNRLREVLAQSLPDRAGLQNRLNRIFHRQLHPSVWKCKRDFNVAIDLTLIPYHGQPYEDRKEIVRSAPKSGTTHFHGYATVSIVRDHRRYVVALRFIEHGEDMADIVRWLLKRLKTLKFRIRRVFLDKGFCSKPVFKVLDQHKVSFVTPIPVRGKSGGVRTLFQGKSRVTTYTFNSPKYGIYTVQAVVVQRYSKGRYGRHKSKWFAYAVSGLPSGILPAQVFELYRQRFGIESSYRQMNQVRARTSTRNPVIRLLLVGLAFVLFNLYIALRQNLASALKTPLESFNRFWLSLRRVAFLLSRAIERFWGATEVIQHQSCFVLS, from the coding sequence ATGTCCAAGCCCACAATCAAGATTACCCGAACAATTCATTCCGAGCAAGTGCTGAATGCCTTCATGACGGTGGTTCGCAAGAACCTGCCGCTGGAATTGCGAAACACCCGGATCACTGCCGAAGATATCCTGTATGTGTTGGCATACGCCAATGTGCATCGTTTGAGCATTGAATCGGCTTGTCTGGAGTTGCAGAATGCGCCTTCGGGTAATCGTCTGCGAGAAGTATTAGCCCAGTCGCTGCCAGACCGAGCCGGTTTGCAGAACCGATTGAACCGCATCTTTCATCGGCAACTCCATCCCAGTGTATGGAAGTGCAAACGCGATTTCAATGTGGCGATTGACCTGACCCTGATCCCATATCATGGTCAGCCGTATGAAGACAGAAAGGAGATCGTACGCAGTGCACCCAAGTCTGGGACAACCCATTTTCATGGTTACGCCACGGTTTCGATTGTGCGGGACCATCGGCGCTACGTTGTGGCGTTGCGCTTCATCGAACATGGCGAGGATATGGCCGACATCGTCCGCTGGCTGCTGAAACGCCTGAAAACACTCAAATTTCGCATTCGACGGGTGTTTTTGGACAAAGGTTTCTGCTCCAAGCCGGTTTTCAAGGTTCTGGACCAACACAAGGTCAGTTTCGTAACGCCCATTCCCGTGCGTGGCAAGTCGGGCGGTGTGCGGACTTTGTTTCAAGGTAAATCACGTGTCACCACCTACACCTTTAACAGCCCAAAATATGGCATATATACAGTGCAGGCGGTGGTCGTCCAGCGCTATTCCAAAGGACGCTATGGACGACACAAGAGCAAGTGGTTTGCGTACGCCGTCTCCGGATTGCCCTCTGGCATTTTGCCTGCCCAGGTGTTTGAACTTTATCGTCAACGCTTCGGCATTGAGTCGAGCTACCGACAAATGAACCAGGTGCGCGCTCGAACTTCCACCCGTAATCCTGTCATCCGCTTGCTGCTGGTTGGTTTGGCTTTTGTCTTGTTCAATCTGTACATTGCCTTGCGCCAGAATCTGGCCTCCGCGCTTAAAACACCGTTAGAATCTTTCAATCGCTTCTGGCTTTCTTTGCGCCGTGTCGCTTTCCTGCTCAGTCGTGCCATTGAACGCTTCTGGGGTGCGACTGAGGTCATTCAACATCAATCATGTTTTGTGCTTTCGTGA
- a CDS encoding putative toxin-antitoxin system toxin component, PIN family, which produces MKIVMDLKVVMDTNVFVSGVFFSGPPYQILKAWQSGEFELVVSQEILDEYHRVGEILSTERPKVDLNPILTFVIEHARVYQPVELSEPVCEDPDDDKFFACALASGSKVIVSGDKHLLKVSGYHDIEVLKPREFVDRYLAGE; this is translated from the coding sequence ATGAAGATCGTTATGGACTTGAAAGTTGTGATGGATACGAACGTATTTGTCTCTGGGGTCTTCTTTAGCGGTCCGCCTTATCAAATCCTGAAAGCATGGCAGTCTGGCGAATTTGAATTGGTTGTCTCGCAGGAAATTCTGGACGAGTACCACAGAGTCGGTGAGATTTTGTCCACGGAACGCCCGAAGGTGGATTTGAATCCGATTCTGACATTTGTTATTGAACATGCAAGGGTCTATCAACCTGTCGAACTTAGTGAACCTGTCTGTGAAGACCCAGATGATGACAAGTTCTTTGCTTGTGCGTTGGCGAGTGGGAGCAAGGTTATTGTCAGCGGGGATAAGCATTTATTGAAAGTTTCTGGCTATCATGATATTGAAGTTTTGAAGCCGCGTGAGTTCGTGGATAGATATTTGGCAGGGGAATAA
- a CDS encoding AbrB/MazE/SpoVT family DNA-binding domain-containing protein: METLATTRMSSKGQVVIPESIRKQLDLKEGAQFLVVGEGDVVVLKVVNLPDMSQFDELIKQARQQAKEAGLTEAGVTSAVAKARGKK; this comes from the coding sequence ATGGAAACATTAGCTACTACCCGTATGTCATCAAAGGGGCAGGTTGTCATCCCCGAGTCCATTCGCAAGCAGCTTGACCTGAAAGAGGGAGCACAATTCCTTGTTGTTGGCGAAGGAGATGTAGTTGTGCTGAAAGTGGTCAACTTGCCCGATATGAGTCAGTTCGATGAGTTGATCAAGCAAGCGCGCCAGCAGGCAAAAGAAGCGGGGCTAACCGAGGCAGGTGTCACGTCCGCAGTGGCAAAGGCACGGGGCAAAAAATGA
- a CDS encoding DUF3883 domain-containing protein has protein sequence MAITKLHEMWELINSKLPRDEWIALPKIYSLVEKTLQLTHDDFLPSAPKTDEPKWMRNVRNVLQSRKTNGEIAWDKNGKYMIPSSSVIVSDDSIVVYKQNVPSHAISEERFRAIQKTREQIGLAGETWVVDYEVNELENNGLYELSKEVKRISTANIAAGYDVLSYELVGAEKYIEVKTTALSKAEFFISANELDVAKEYRNRYWIYFVSEIFGTPKLHKIHNPASEVGRSLHLTPISFKVQLTG, from the coding sequence ATGGCTATAACAAAACTGCATGAAATGTGGGAACTGATTAATTCCAAGTTGCCAAGAGATGAATGGATTGCATTGCCAAAGATTTATTCATTGGTAGAGAAAACCCTTCAACTTACCCATGATGATTTTCTCCCATCAGCCCCTAAAACTGATGAGCCTAAATGGATGCGTAATGTTAGGAATGTATTGCAAAGTAGAAAGACAAATGGCGAAATTGCTTGGGATAAAAACGGCAAATATATGATACCTTCGTCAAGTGTTATTGTTTCAGACGACAGTATAGTAGTTTATAAACAAAACGTGCCCAGCCACGCAATATCGGAAGAACGATTTAGAGCAATTCAAAAAACCCGAGAACAAATTGGTTTAGCTGGCGAAACGTGGGTAGTGGATTATGAAGTAAATGAACTTGAGAACAATGGTCTTTATGAGTTGTCAAAAGAGGTTAAGAGGATTAGTACCGCAAACATAGCTGCTGGATATGACGTTCTATCTTATGAACTTGTTGGGGCGGAGAAATACATTGAAGTAAAAACCACAGCACTGAGCAAAGCCGAGTTTTTTATTAGCGCAAACGAACTTGATGTGGCAAAGGAATATAGAAACAGATATTGGATTTATTTTGTTTCGGAAATATTCGGCACTCCAAAGTTACACAAAATACACAACCCAGCAAGTGAAGTCGGAAGGTCTTTGCACTTAACACCAATTAGCTTCAAAGTTCAACTGACAGGATAA
- a CDS encoding NYN domain-containing protein, with amino-acid sequence MKTNIYIDGFNFYYGCIKGTSYHWLNVAEMCRLLLPNDQIHRIKYFTALVSARPNDPDQPVRQQLFLRALKTIPNLEIILGTFLSHEVKMPLSSIGSGYAKVIKTEEKGSDVNIATHLLMDGFKNDYELAVVVSNDSDLLLPIQVVTQQFKKPVGLLNPQKHTSVALLPHVQFVKKIRGTLLQNSLFPDVMSDKDGQFSKPAGW; translated from the coding sequence ATGAAGACAAACATCTACATTGACGGTTTCAATTTCTATTATGGTTGTATCAAGGGCACATCCTACCATTGGTTGAATGTGGCTGAAATGTGCCGTCTGTTGCTCCCGAACGATCAAATTCACCGAATTAAATATTTCACTGCACTTGTCTCTGCCCGTCCGAATGACCCTGACCAGCCTGTACGCCAGCAACTTTTTCTACGCGCTTTGAAGACCATTCCAAACCTTGAAATCATTCTTGGAACATTCCTGTCTCATGAAGTGAAAATGCCGCTCTCCTCAATTGGAAGCGGCTATGCCAAAGTGATCAAAACTGAAGAAAAAGGCTCGGATGTCAATATTGCCACGCATTTGTTGATGGACGGTTTCAAAAACGATTACGAACTTGCCGTAGTTGTCTCGAACGATTCAGACCTACTCCTGCCTATTCAGGTTGTCACACAGCAATTCAAAAAGCCCGTTGGCTTGCTCAACCCACAAAAGCATACGAGCGTGGCATTATTGCCGCATGTTCAATTCGTCAAGAAAATTCGAGGGACCCTTCTCCAAAACAGCTTGTTTCCAGATGTTATGAGCGATAAAGACGGACAATTTTCAAAGCCTGCGGGTTGGTAG
- the ettA gene encoding energy-dependent translational throttle protein EttA has product MANESLVIYSMNKVGRLIPISNKMILRDISLGFYLGAKIGVLGLNGAGKSTLLRIMAGVDKDYIGEISQSKGYTVGLLEQEPKLDESKTVMEVVKEAVQPIVEMLARFDEVNARFAEPDADFDALVAEQAKLQEQLDKHDAWNLESRLELAMDALRCPPSDTPVKICSGGEKRRVALTRLLLTEPDILLLDEPTNHLDAESVAWLEHHLRDYKGTVIAVTHDRYFLDNVAGWILELDRGYGIPYKGNYSSWLEQKQERIRLEEKAESKRQQTLQRELEWIRMSPKARQSKGQARVSAYEKLLNQEAEARREELEIYIPPGPRLGDVVFEFDKVTKSYGDRLILDEFSASVPPGSIIGIVGPNGAGKTTLLKMITGQEKPDSGTVKIGETVKLSYVDQNRTLDPEKTVYEEISQGADFLELGKRKVNSRAYCASFNFQGSDQQKKVGILSGGERNRVHLAKTLTEGANVILLDEPTNDLDINTLRALEEAIEEFAGVALVVSHDRWFLDRICTHMIVFEGDSVAKMYIGNWSDYETMMTEKFGKDLTPHRVKYRTLKR; this is encoded by the coding sequence ATGGCAAACGAATCCTTAGTCATCTACTCCATGAACAAAGTGGGGCGACTCATCCCCATCAGCAACAAAATGATCTTGCGCGATATTTCGCTCGGCTTCTACCTCGGCGCAAAGATCGGCGTGCTCGGTCTCAACGGCGCGGGCAAATCCACCCTGCTGCGCATCATGGCAGGCGTCGACAAAGACTACATCGGCGAGATCTCCCAATCCAAAGGCTACACCGTCGGCTTGCTCGAGCAGGAACCCAAACTCGACGAAAGCAAGACCGTGATGGAAGTCGTCAAAGAAGCGGTACAGCCCATCGTCGAAATGCTCGCGCGCTTCGATGAGGTCAACGCCAGGTTCGCTGAACCCGATGCCGACTTCGACGCCCTCGTCGCCGAACAAGCCAAATTGCAGGAACAACTCGATAAGCACGACGCCTGGAACCTCGAAAGCCGCCTCGAACTCGCCATGGACGCCCTGCGCTGTCCGCCGTCGGATACGCCCGTCAAAATCTGCTCAGGCGGGGAAAAGCGCCGCGTCGCCCTCACCCGACTCCTGCTCACCGAACCCGACATTCTCCTGCTCGACGAACCCACCAACCACCTCGACGCCGAATCCGTGGCGTGGCTCGAACATCACCTGCGCGACTACAAAGGCACCGTCATCGCCGTCACCCACGACCGCTACTTCCTCGACAACGTCGCAGGCTGGATCCTCGAACTCGACCGCGGCTACGGCATTCCCTACAAAGGCAACTACTCCTCCTGGCTCGAACAAAAACAGGAGCGCATCCGCCTCGAAGAAAAAGCCGAATCAAAACGTCAGCAGACCCTCCAGCGCGAACTCGAATGGATTCGCATGTCGCCCAAAGCGCGTCAATCCAAAGGACAAGCCCGCGTCAGCGCCTACGAAAAATTGCTCAACCAGGAAGCCGAAGCGCGCCGCGAAGAACTGGAAATTTACATCCCACCTGGACCTCGCCTCGGTGACGTCGTTTTTGAATTTGACAAAGTCACCAAGAGCTACGGCGACCGCCTCATTCTTGACGAGTTTTCTGCTTCTGTTCCCCCAGGCAGTATCATCGGGATAGTGGGTCCCAACGGCGCAGGCAAGACCACCCTGCTCAAGATGATCACAGGACAGGAAAAACCCGACAGCGGCACGGTCAAGATCGGCGAGACCGTCAAACTCTCGTACGTGGACCAGAACCGCACCCTCGACCCCGAGAAGACCGTCTACGAAGAAATTTCGCAAGGCGCCGACTTCCTCGAACTCGGCAAGCGCAAGGTCAACTCACGCGCTTACTGCGCCTCCTTCAACTTCCAGGGCTCCGACCAACAAAAGAAAGTCGGCATCCTCTCAGGCGGTGAACGCAACCGCGTCCATCTCGCCAAGACCCTCACCGAAGGCGCCAACGTCATCCTGCTCGACGAACCCACCAACGACCTCGACATCAACACCCTGCGCGCCCTCGAAGAAGCCATCGAAGAATTTGCAGGTGTCGCCCTCGTCGTCAGCCACGACCGCTGGTTCCTCGACCGCATCTGCACCCACATGATCGTGTTCGAGGGTGATTCGGTTGCGAAGATGTATATTGGTAATTGGTCAGACTACGAAACGATGATGACCGAAAAATTCGGCAAGGATTTAACTCCGCATCGAGTGAAATACAGAACACTAAAGAGATAA
- a CDS encoding DUF2283 domain-containing protein: MRIKYFEDTDTTLVELSSNPPVETRELNENIYLDLDGHGNVVSITIEHASASSDMREFLYQRIPAAMSS, encoded by the coding sequence ATGCGTATAAAATACTTTGAAGATACCGACACCACACTGGTTGAACTTTCCAGCAACCCGCCTGTCGAAACGCGCGAACTGAACGAAAACATCTACCTGGATTTGGACGGCCATGGCAACGTGGTCAGCATCACGATTGAACATGCCAGCGCGTCCAGCGACATGCGGGAGTTTCTCTACCAGAGAATACCAGCGGCAATGTCATCATAA
- a CDS encoding DsrE/DsrF/DrsH-like family protein codes for MTEETRKIAFICSKGDLDMAYPALIMGWAALGNGIDVTIFFTFWGLDLVTKKRVDRLEIAPVANTSFKMSMMGLPTGNLGIPNIMGIIPGMTAFASWFMKMKMKALGVPPVREYLEMLSDGGAKMYGCKMTVDMFGIKKEDFLPCIESVVTASDFMDMTEGSQIIFI; via the coding sequence ATGACCGAAGAAACTCGCAAGATCGCGTTCATTTGCTCGAAAGGCGATTTGGATATGGCTTATCCCGCCCTCATCATGGGCTGGGCTGCCCTCGGCAACGGCATCGACGTGACCATCTTCTTCACGTTCTGGGGACTCGACCTGGTCACAAAGAAGCGCGTGGACAGATTGGAGATCGCGCCCGTCGCCAATACCAGTTTCAAGATGAGCATGATGGGACTGCCGACCGGCAACCTCGGCATCCCGAACATCATGGGCATCATCCCCGGCATGACAGCCTTTGCCTCCTGGTTCATGAAAATGAAGATGAAGGCGCTCGGCGTTCCTCCCGTGCGCGAATATCTTGAAATGCTCTCCGATGGCGGCGCAAAGATGTACGGCTGCAAGATGACCGTGGACATGTTCGGCATCAAGAAAGAAGATTTTCTGCCCTGTATCGAGAGTGTAGTCACCGCAAGCGATTTCATGGACATGACCGAAGGCTCGCAGATCATCTTCATCTAA
- a CDS encoding TusE/DsrC/DsvC family sulfur relay protein: MLADLTAIAFNEEGFMTDPNEWTNEIADVLAKKEGIETLTADHWKIIDFCRTTGMASGKSPTLRQITTGTGISTKDLFALFPKGPAKKVAKIAGLGKPEGCV, from the coding sequence ATGTTAGCTGACCTCACTGCAATTGCCTTCAATGAAGAAGGCTTCATGACGGACCCCAATGAGTGGACGAATGAAATTGCCGATGTTCTGGCCAAGAAAGAAGGCATTGAAACCCTGACCGCCGACCATTGGAAGATCATCGATTTCTGCCGCACAACGGGTATGGCTTCAGGCAAATCCCCCACCCTGCGCCAGATCACCACCGGCACGGGCATCTCTACCAAAGATCTGTTCGCGCTCTTCCCCAAAGGACCTGCCAAAAAGGTCGCAAAGATCGCTGGTCTCGGCAAGCCCGAGGGTTGTGTGTAA
- a CDS encoding DUF1641 domain-containing protein has protein sequence MENELAQINQKLDFLMAQFAAQREGQQAMKELVDDAVPIVNHVIKLSIDELAEVGNDFELNDLLFLVKRVLRDTRMLVGLLDQLEAVAELAEEGQQFGKRIFHQVTMELDRLEREGYFGFARAGGRVVERLVHDYKPEDVESLGIRMADALKTEPPANVSLFDLLRAMGDQKVRRGLYRSLNLLKAIGD, from the coding sequence ATGGAAAACGAACTCGCCCAGATCAACCAAAAATTGGATTTCCTCATGGCGCAGTTTGCAGCGCAGCGCGAGGGGCAGCAGGCCATGAAGGAGCTGGTGGATGACGCCGTTCCGATTGTCAACCACGTCATCAAACTTTCGATTGACGAACTTGCCGAAGTGGGCAATGACTTTGAACTCAACGACCTGCTCTTCCTCGTCAAGCGTGTCCTGCGCGACACACGCATGTTGGTCGGCTTGCTCGATCAACTCGAAGCAGTTGCGGAACTCGCCGAGGAAGGTCAGCAATTTGGGAAACGCATCTTCCATCAGGTGACGATGGAATTGGACCGCCTCGAACGTGAAGGATATTTTGGATTTGCCCGGGCAGGCGGAAGGGTGGTCGAGCGTCTCGTCCACGACTACAAGCCTGAGGACGTGGAATCGCTCGGCATTCGCATGGCTGATGCATTGAAGACCGAGCCGCCAGCCAATGTCTCGCTCTTCGATCTGCTGCGCGCCATGGGCGATCAAAAAGTCCGCCGCGGGTTATATCGTTCTTTGAATCTACTCAAGGCCATTGGTGACTAA
- a CDS encoding FAD/NAD(P)-binding oxidoreductase → MKTFLILGAGTGGTMVANKMSAALDPQEWRIVIADKDENHYYQPGFLFIPFGIYSPSDVVKPKRNFLPPTVDVIFGEIELIEPDQNRVRFSNNRSINYDYLVVATGSFIRPEQMTGLVDGGGWRKNIFDFYTPDGAAALARFLKFWKGGKLVLNVAEMPIKCPVAPLEFLFLADWFFKERGMRDKVDITFATPLPGAFTKPRASSILGNMLEDRGIKLETEYSIMEVDNATQVIRSYDEREIPYDLFITIPTNMGAEVIGASGMGDELNFVPVNKNTMQSSKWENVWLIGDASNAPASKAGSVAHFMLDVVVENILRHMEGLELLPKFDGHANCFIESGNEKGVLIDFNYDVEPLPGMFPLPGFGPFSLLKESPANHWGKMMFKWIYWNVLLKGGEMPFESQMSMAGKWK, encoded by the coding sequence ATGAAAACTTTTCTTATACTAGGCGCTGGGACAGGCGGCACAATGGTCGCCAATAAAATGTCCGCCGCGTTGGATCCACAGGAGTGGCGCATTGTGATAGCGGACAAGGACGAGAACCACTATTACCAACCCGGTTTCCTGTTCATTCCCTTTGGGATCTACTCGCCTTCGGATGTTGTCAAGCCCAAACGTAATTTCCTCCCGCCCACGGTGGATGTGATCTTTGGCGAGATCGAATTGATCGAGCCTGACCAGAACCGCGTCAGGTTTAGCAATAACAGGTCGATCAATTACGACTATCTTGTCGTTGCCACCGGCAGTTTCATCCGCCCCGAGCAGATGACCGGACTGGTGGACGGCGGCGGCTGGCGCAAAAATATCTTTGACTTTTACACCCCCGACGGTGCCGCAGCTTTGGCGCGCTTCCTTAAATTTTGGAAGGGCGGGAAACTGGTGCTAAACGTGGCGGAGATGCCGATCAAATGCCCCGTTGCTCCGCTGGAGTTTCTCTTCCTGGCGGATTGGTTCTTCAAGGAACGCGGTATGCGTGACAAGGTAGATATCACCTTTGCCACACCGCTCCCAGGTGCTTTTACCAAGCCGCGCGCGTCTTCCATTCTTGGGAACATGCTTGAAGACAGGGGCATCAAACTCGAAACCGAATACTCGATCATGGAAGTGGATAACGCTACGCAGGTGATACGTTCTTACGATGAGCGCGAGATTCCCTATGATCTCTTCATTACCATCCCAACCAATATGGGCGCGGAAGTGATCGGCGCATCGGGTATGGGCGATGAGTTGAATTTTGTACCCGTCAACAAGAACACGATGCAAAGCTCCAAATGGGAAAACGTCTGGCTGATCGGCGATGCCAGCAACGCGCCTGCATCCAAAGCGGGTTCTGTGGCGCACTTCATGCTCGACGTGGTCGTGGAAAATATCCTGCGTCACATGGAAGGCTTGGAACTGCTCCCCAAATTCGACGGCCACGCCAACTGTTTTATTGAATCGGGCAATGAAAAAGGTGTCTTGATCGATTTCAACTATGACGTGGAACCTCTGCCCGGCATGTTCCCACTGCCTGGCTTTGGTCCATTCTCTTTGCTCAAAGAATCCCCGGCAAACCACTGGGGCAAAATGATGTTCAAGTGGATCTACTGGAACGTTCTACTCAAAGGCGGCGAGATGCCCTTTGAATCGCAAATGTCCATGGCTGGCAAGTGGAAGTAG
- a CDS encoding metalloregulator ArsR/SmtB family transcription factor, giving the protein MNKTLESEINQLHAEICAGLADPNRILLLYALSQSPRNVTELCNELEMPQPLVSRHLKVLRERGMVTTERRGTVIVYSLGDKRLIQALDLLRAVMHDNIAKRAELVQALS; this is encoded by the coding sequence ATGAACAAAACACTTGAAAGCGAAATCAATCAACTCCACGCTGAGATCTGCGCCGGCCTCGCCGACCCGAACCGCATCCTGCTCTTGTATGCACTCTCACAAAGCCCACGTAATGTGACCGAGCTCTGTAATGAGTTGGAGATGCCTCAACCGCTTGTCTCGCGGCATCTCAAAGTATTACGTGAGCGCGGCATGGTAACCACCGAAAGGCGTGGGACGGTGATCGTCTATTCCCTTGGCGACAAACGCTTGATCCAGGCGCTTGATCTTTTACGGGCGGTTATGCACGATAACATCGCCAAGCGCGCTGAACTTGTTCAGGCACTCTCGTAA
- a CDS encoding quercetin 2,3-dioxygenase: MDTNLARRIYALNANEGEARWWMGGLAIIKASGKDTDGRFALVEVLDHEGEEAPLHVHHNEDEAFWVLEGSLTFEVGDKTIKAGPGSFLFGPKGVPHRYRVDKGPSRMLFILAPSGFEEFIRETSEPASSLTLPPRPDAPPTPEDMEPLMPIIQKYGMEILG, encoded by the coding sequence ATGGACACAAACCTTGCAAGGCGAATCTATGCCTTGAATGCAAACGAGGGCGAAGCCCGCTGGTGGATGGGCGGGTTGGCGATTATCAAGGCGTCTGGCAAAGACACCGACGGACGCTTCGCGCTGGTGGAAGTGCTGGATCACGAGGGCGAGGAAGCGCCTTTGCACGTCCATCATAACGAGGACGAAGCCTTCTGGGTTCTGGAAGGTTCGCTTACGTTTGAAGTCGGTGATAAAACCATCAAGGCGGGACCTGGCTCGTTCCTGTTCGGTCCCAAAGGAGTGCCGCATCGTTATCGTGTGGATAAGGGTCCCTCACGGATGCTGTTCATCCTTGCGCCTTCGGGTTTCGAAGAGTTCATCCGTGAGACGAGCGAGCCCGCATCATCGCTCACCCTGCCGCCGCGACCTGATGCGCCGCCCACACCCGAAGATATGGAGCCGTTGATGCCGATCATCCAGAAATACGGGATGGAAATTCTGGGGTAG
- a CDS encoding TetR/AcrR family transcriptional regulator codes for MAPRKYTKTKREAASEAIRQRIIQSTLALHSQKGIFGTSWKDIAKHADVSLATMYNYFPSLDELVPACGELMYAIAQPPSLDDAHAMFANAATVEQRVASLVKNLLDFYERGEPYLDIDHQERILQSVQEWEAYLKSLIEGLTRMALKPIKPNKRTVETVSALLDVPVFLSFRRKGMTRVEIERMMNDLLLCLVVRSPG; via the coding sequence ATGGCTCCCAGAAAATACACCAAAACCAAACGCGAAGCGGCTTCCGAAGCGATCCGTCAACGGATCATCCAATCCACACTGGCGCTGCACAGCCAAAAAGGCATATTCGGCACATCGTGGAAGGATATTGCCAAACACGCCGATGTCTCGCTGGCGACCATGTATAACTACTTCCCCTCGCTGGATGAACTTGTCCCAGCGTGCGGAGAGTTGATGTATGCCATTGCCCAGCCGCCGTCATTGGATGACGCGCATGCAATGTTTGCCAATGCCGCAACCGTTGAGCAGCGCGTCGCCAGTTTGGTGAAAAACCTGCTTGATTTTTATGAGCGCGGCGAGCCGTATCTTGATATAGATCACCAGGAACGCATATTGCAATCGGTTCAGGAGTGGGAGGCGTATCTCAAATCCCTGATCGAAGGACTGACGCGCATGGCGCTCAAGCCCATCAAACCGAACAAACGCACGGTGGAAACTGTCAGCGCACTGTTGGATGTGCCTGTATTCCTGTCGTTTCGCAGAAAAGGAATGACGAGAGTGGAGATCGAGCGGATGATGAATGATCTGCTGTTGTGTTTGGTCGTCAGGTCGCCGGGTTAG
- a CDS encoding helix-turn-helix domain-containing protein produces the protein MSKQIPPKRKYDSSRRQARALEAQAQIVESARELFIKNGYSGVSIEAIARKAKASPQTIYSVFRNKRTILAHTMDLAAGTDGQPIPAMLRSYIQEVASERNQHRQIQMFAGRMRMFFSHIAPLVEILHAAAKTEPEIKKLLKKYLDDRYQGMGFFIDCLLANGPLRSGLSKLTAVETIWTLASAEVYNLLVWDRGWSEEEYEFWLSDILTRVLLS, from the coding sequence ATGTCCAAGCAGATCCCCCCAAAACGCAAATACGACTCCAGCAGGCGGCAGGCGCGGGCGCTCGAAGCCCAGGCTCAGATCGTCGAATCCGCCAGAGAATTATTCATCAAAAACGGATATTCAGGCGTTTCCATCGAAGCCATCGCCCGCAAGGCGAAAGCATCCCCTCAAACGATTTACTCCGTATTCAGGAATAAACGAACCATCCTGGCGCACACGATGGATCTGGCAGCAGGCACGGATGGCCAGCCGATCCCTGCCATGCTGCGTTCATACATTCAGGAAGTGGCATCAGAACGAAATCAACACAGGCAAATTCAAATGTTTGCCGGTCGAATGCGGATGTTCTTTTCGCACATCGCCCCTCTCGTGGAAATCCTGCACGCCGCCGCCAAAACCGAACCAGAGATAAAGAAGCTGCTCAAGAAGTATCTGGATGACAGGTATCAGGGCATGGGCTTTTTCATAGACTGCCTGCTGGCGAATGGACCACTGCGCAGCGGGCTGAGCAAACTGACCGCGGTTGAGACCATTTGGACGCTGGCTAGTGCGGAGGTGTACAACCTGCTCGTGTGGGACCGCGGCTGGTCAGAAGAAGAGTATGAGTTCTGGTTATCTGATATTCTCACAAGAGTTCTGCTTTCATAG